The genomic interval TCTCCCCAGCACGCCCCTCTCTCCTGTCTGGTTTTTGAAGAGCACTGGTCACCCAGCTGCCAGTCCTCCCACGGTCAGAGGTGACGTTCCTGGCCCCAGTCACTCGGCCAGACAAGGTGGTGTGCGTGGGCATGAACTACGCGGACCACTGCAGAGAACAGAACGTGCCTGTGCCCAAGGAGCCCATCATCTTCAGCAAGTTCGCCAGTGCCATCGTGGGGCCCTACGACGACATCATCCTTCCGCCCGAGAGCCAGGTGGGTGCCTgccctccactccccaccccaagtCCCTAGGGCCCATCACAGGGGCTCAGCGTCCAGCCTAAGGGAACCACCTGTTGCTCAGTAGCAATTAAACAGAAACTTCAGGGTATTATACAGTGATAAGACAgctcctgggggaaaaaaagacattaattgttttcctgtttgattataaaagtaatatagttgttttatagaaaagaaataaaatatgtaaagaaattacataattttcaaaattacataaagaaatgaaaagctacACATGTCCCCACTGTTCAGGGCCTGCAACATTTATGTTTCACTGTATATCttcccagaatttttttttccttttgaactttTGTTTGGGGGAATAGCCAGTTAACCATGTTGTGATggttcaggtgaacagcagagggactcGGCCATACAGATACACGTGTCCATTCTCCtgcaagctcccctcccatccaggctgccgcatgacgttgagcagagtgccctgtgctgtgcAGAAGGTCTggccttgttggttacccattttaaacacagcagtgtgttcatgttcatcccaaactccctaagcATCCCTTCCCCCCTGCCCCAGCACCCGTCAGTTCACTGCAGCCAGTGAGCCTCTGTTTTGtgagtaagttcatctgtatcactcCCCTTTATTCCACACATAGTCCCCAGGGCTTCTCTGTTCCTGTCTCTGTCTATGCTGTGCATATGCCTACCATTTACTTAAGGTCCCCATCACGGACATTTTTCATGCCATTAAATATTCTCCCCAACGGTTTTTAGGTCACTGCTTAGTTTTCTATTGTGTCAGTGGCCATAATTCATTCCGTAGTCCTCATATTGCTAaataggttgtttccagtttttagcttTTATAATGTTGCAGTGAATATCCTTATAGAAGAGACTTTGCATATTCATGAATGTgtgattatttcctttaaattaaCTCTTAGAATGTGAATGTCTTTGTCAGAGTATAGGCAGGGTTTCAAAAATTAGCCAGAGTGACCTTCGGCTGCAAAAGCAGTTTACATGTCCACCAGCAGTGTGCGTACCCTTACtcgtacttttaaatttttagtttagaaatgctttgaaaattataGGAAAGTTAGGGGAAAACTGCAGTGACTGCCCAGAGTCTTTACCTGGAGTCACCATGTGCGtcttgtttgcttttctcttgcctCCCCGCCCTGCTTTCCCGCTTCtctgcttctttccttccctcatgccccacaggcacacacacactgtttaaAGGGGGGTTAGGTAGAAAGAACTTTACAAAGGAAATTATAGACGTTAAGACAGTTCACTCATAGTTGCAAGTCATATAGCGGAGCAGTCCtcttcctgggtttccttaccctccTGCTCCTCACCCGGGCGCCCCTgcccagtgaagtgaagtgaagtcactcagtcgtgtccgactctttgcgaccccatggactgtggcctaccaggctcctccctccatggaattctccaggcaagaggactggagtggggtgccatttccctctccagtaaAGTCTGTTGCTTTGtcagcaaaaaaaataaagaattcactCATATAAACTTCAGCATACATCTCCTGAAAATAAGGACCATGTCCTACATGACCACAATACCATTACAACAAAGAAAGTTAATACGAACCATATCTAATATATAGTGCAGCTGGGAATATTACCAGTTGCCTCCAAAGGTGACTTTTAATTTGGGTCCCGTTTTGATTTTTGGTGTTGGTCCAGGATCAGTCAGGGTCACACGTTGTTTTTGGTTGTATCTCTAAGTGCCTTTCGTCTAGAACAGGGATTCACAGACTTTTCCTCAAAGGGCCAGTTAGTAGTAAGTGTTCGGCTTTGAGCACCCAGTAGTGTCTGCAGTAACAGCTCAGCTTCGCCACTGCTGTGTGAGAGCAGCCTGGCTGGTCCGTGAAGGGACATGGATCCCAGGAAAACTTCACTTACAGGAACAGAGCCGCAAGCAAGCGAGGGTGTGGCCGGTGGGCCATAGCTTGCTGGCCCCTGGTCTCAAGCAGTTTTTCTCCTACCCTTTTTATCTTTCACGACGGACTTTTTGAAGAAATCGGGCACATTGTCTCGTAGCGTGTCTCACACTCTGGATTTGTCCGGTCAGTTCGTCATGATTAGACTCAGGTGAAACACTTCTGTCGAGTTCTGCACAGGTTAATCTGTTAGGCTTCTGTAACAAAATACTGTGGAATGGGTGACTTATAAAACAAGACGCTGAGTTCTTGAAATTCTAAAGGCTGGGAAGAGTCCAAGATCAGGGCACCAGCAGATTGTGTGCCTGGTGAGGGCGCCCTTCTGGCCCACAGGTGACTGTCTTCGGCATGGTTATGGAAGTGCGCTCTCTGACATCTGGCTTTCAGTCTGGGAGGGGGCGTGGGGCGGGGTGCCGACGTTGTCTGAGGCAGCAGGTGCGTGCTTGCACCACATCCAGTGTCAGCTGGTCCTGAAGTTAGGCCGCCTAGGTTCCTTGGTGCTCACGTGGCCTCTCCGTGGAAAGGCGCCTTTCCCTGTGGTAACTAGTAAACAGTCTGCAGAGGAGTCCCTGAAACTGCGTGACTATCTTATTTGCCCCGCAAGTGCTCTTCAGGGATCATCTGGTCGTCCTCCCCTGAGTCCATTACTGCAGTGAGGGTTAGGAGAaggtgacttttttctttctgtcatgCCTTCTACTTTTATTAGCCGGTATTCTGTGGAGAAACactgcttgtttttttgttttagccCTGTCCCTTTATCACTGTAAATTCCTGACTTTTACTTTTATCCAGTATGTCATAGTCCATAGTCCATCATTGACATTCTTTCCGATACTCAGATCTCAGTTTGGTCAAGGGGCGGCTTTCGAACGGCCCCCACCGCATCACTGAGCACTTCCTTCTGGCCAAGCAGTTCCAGGCTTCTCGCACTCTCCTTGCCGACATAGACTTGGCCAATTCCCCAAGGAATCCAGATCTTCTTTGTGTTCATGGTTGTTACTATTAGAAAAGTCAGTTTGCCTGGCTAACTTGTGTCTACTTTATACTTGCACTTTGCTGATTATGGAACTGGAGCGGGCTGAGCATGTTTTCCTTTCTGTGccctgtgtatttatttttgtaaactgCTTATTCAAGCCTTTGGCCCACGTTTATTTTGGCATGTTGATCTTGTTATTATTTAAGTGAGTTAGTGCattaaagcacttagaatagtgcctggcaaaCCAGTAGGGTTAGCCATTGTTATTCGGTGTTTATCCTTTTTTGGAAGTATCAAGAGTGATTTTGGTTGAACTCCCCCCTGCCCGCCCGACCCCAGAAAAACGTTGCTCTTCCGCCGTCACTCTGCCTGCCTCCAGCGGTGCTGCCTCCACTGCCCCAAGGCTGTGGCCCACACGTGACACCTCCCCTGTGGGCCCTCCCCTAGGGTTGTGGTCTTCCACACACCGGCCGGCAGCCACCCCGCCGTTCAGAGGCCTGGCCCCGTGGCAAGAGCCCCTCAGCGGAATAACGGAGCCCAGAGCCAGGCAGCTTACTGCCCCTTTCCTGCCCTACAGGAGGTGGACTGGGAGGTGGAGCTGGCCGTGGTCATTGGAAAGAGAGGCAAGTACATCAAGGTGAGGGAGAGAGGGCCAGCTGTCCTGGCACTGGGAAGTGGTTGGCATCTGTGGGCTCCTGATGCTGCCTTGCCCCTCACCCACCACCACCTCTGGCTATCTCCAGCCACTAACATGGGATCAAGGCTTTGAGACCCTTTGTGACAGGGCTTGGTGTCACCACGAGCTGACCTCCAATCTGGCCAAATCCCCTGCCCCCCACAGGCTGCAGACGCCATGGCCCATGTGGCTGGCTTCACTGTGGCACACGACGTGAGTGCCCGTGACTGGCAGATGAGGCGCAATGGAAAGCAGTGGCTGCTGGGGAAAACTTTTGACACCTTCTGCCCTCTGGGCCCTGCCTTGGTGACCAAGGACAGTGTGCCAGGTAGGTCTCTGGCGGCCCGCTTGGCGACTCCTCTCCTTGCTCCTGCATAGATGCCTCAGCGAAGCCGCTCTCCAGAAGGGGAGAGGGGCGTGGCCCGCCGAGGGCCCGTCCCCAGCTGCCCTTTCGCCGACTGTCGGATTAGAGCAGCTCTCTCCAccggcctccctccccatccccactgcaGAGGCGTACAGCAGCAGAGGCGGTGACTCTGCACTCAGGACATGAATTACAGGGGAGGGCTCTCTCCTGACGGCTGGGTCAGGCTTCCTCTGGCTGCCACCATCTGGGAGAGTCCTTACGTAGCAAGGAAGCAGAGATGGCCTTGGAGCGTCACAGGAACAGCTGTTCCTGAGCCCCCGGCCCTCTTTAGTAAAGGAGATGGGAGCTAAGCCCTAGGGCCTCCCCCAGCCACCATGTGGCCTGgtggcagcagctgcagcaaggGCACAGTGGGAGCCTGGAGAAGACGGGTGGAGAGGACGGCACCGCCCCCGGCGGGACTTGTCTGTGGAGTTCAGCCTCAGGGCGCCCCGTGCAGTCAGTCACCAGTGAGGTTAAACCGTGCTCCTGGGGTGTGCTTGTGCTTGTGTGAAATACCAGAAAGCAGGACGGAAGTGCTGGTTGCCCAGGACACCTGTACAGGTGAGCGTCAGGTGCAGGAGTCTGCGCTCTGCTCAGGCTGCTACCCTGTTGCTTTATAACGCCCAGTCAGCCTCTGCTGCAGATAGGGTCTGTTCTTTAAGGCAAAGCCCAGCCACTGTTCTCTGCCCCTTGAGTCTGGAACACCCCCTCATTAACCCACCCAGTGACCACTGGTGGGTGCTCTGCTGGGTGGtgggcacagggaggcctgggcaggCCAGGGTCCACACAGACTCCAGGGTGGGGAGCCCAGCAGACAAGCTTCTCCCCTGGCAAGTTACAAGGCCATCCTGTGCTTCCGTTTCCTGGTTGTCAGGAGGGGGTTGGGGGTCAGAAGGGAGAATCCCAAATGTGTCGTTTTTGTGTTTCAGACCCGCACAACCTAAAGATCTGCTGCCGAGTGAATGGGGAAGTGGTGCAGAGCAGCAACACCAACCAGATGGTGTTTAAGACGGAAGAGCTGATAGCCTGGGTCTCCCAGTAAGTGGGGTGGAGCCTGGCCCCAACCACCACCTGGGGGCTTCACTGGGCCCCCCATGCCAGGCTGTGGCACCCCAGCCCCTGACCTCACCTGGCCCTTCTGCCCGTAGGTTCGTTACTCTTTACCCAGGGGACATCATACTGACCGGGACGCCCCCAGGTGTGGGTGTGTTCAGGAAGCCTCCTGTCTTCCTCAAGGTAGGTTGGCTGAGTGAGGACAGGCAGAAGCCTGGCACGGTTGGCTCAGACGTGAGAAACCCAGGTCTGTACATGTGTAGACGTGTGTGCGCCACACCTCAGGCCTGACAACCTCATGGCCTGCTCTGTTGCAGAAGGGCGATGAAGTCCAGTGTGAGATTGAAGAACTGGGTGTCATCATCAACAAGGTGGCGTGATGCCTTCTGCTGCAGGCAGAAGGGGCATTTGTTCCCATGGAGCCCAACATGGCGAGAGGCCCAGTGCCAGCCCCCTTGAGGCTTCTCTTCAGgtagaggaggaggagatggtgcTCACCTCAATAAACTTTTTATCTTCCTTTAGGATGTGTTTCAAGGAGTGAGAGGTCATTCCCACCCAGTGGGGAAGGAAAGCAGATACATACACATGACCACACCAGAGAAACAGTGCTGAGCCTGGGCACAGAGGCTTGTCCAGTCCTCTAGTTTATTGCAGCAAAGGGTGCAGAAAGCAAGGCACAGTCAAACCGCAAAGACGGGACGGTCCAGCTAATAAGTCTTCCGCCCCAGGGCAGGGCTGCGGTCCAGGGCTGAAAAGGCTCGACGCGGGCCGCTCCCCACGGTTCTAGCTGCAGATGAACTGCCGGATGAACCGTCGCAGCCTTTCCTGGCTGTCCCGGCTGGCGAAGGCCGGGGACAGGTGGAGCAGGGGGCCTGCGGGGCCAGGCATCTGCTGCAGCACCTGAGCCAGAGAGAGGGGCTCTGAGTGCCCATGGGCACTGGGCCCCGCCCCTGTCAGATGCCGCCTCTCAGACATCCCGATGCCCCACCTGGGAGCACGATGAGCCGGGGTCAGGGAGACAGAGGGGCAGGAAAACTATCCTACCTGCCCCAGCTACTGTCCACACGCCTGTTCTTGGGAAACCCTGGGTAAATCCCCGAATGGGTACAGCCAGCTCCCCTCAGCAGCTCTGTCAGGGtatgggggtgggaggcagggggacAGGAGGATGGAGAGACCAGCCCCTCTCACCCCCAAGTCTCTGAAGGTCCAGATGGCACTGTTGGCAAGATTTGGGTCCGCACACTCTGGATGAAAGAGAAGTGAAGGCTGTAGGTGGGGACAGTCCCCCGGCAcagcttctcttctctttaaaGAAGAAACAACCCAAGGAGAGGACTCAAGCTGGACCCAAAGGCCTCTGTACGCCGCAGCCAGTACTCCTGACCTTGGGCTTTCACTGCCCACTAGGGGGCAGCAGCCAGCAGCTGACCTCCTCCTGCATCCCAGGGCCTGGGCCTAGCTGCTGGGACTCACCGAAGAGCCCTTCCTCCTGGGCTGTGGCCCGTAAGAACTGGAACAGCTGCTCAGCGTAGCCGGACTCTGTGAGGGAGAGGGTCTGAGACCTGGGCCCCATGCAGGCAGAGCTCACCCCACACCGTGTTCGGCCTCTCCTTAGGATGGCACGGTGTGCGGGCCTCACCAGTATCCGGGAGCCGTCCCTGATGGAGGAAGACGGCGGCCTGCGCAAAAGCCTTCAGCACTGGGCTGAGCAGgcggcagaggaagagaaagaagtcgGGGCAGCGCGACTGCTGGCTGAGCTGGAAGGAGACAGGCCAGGGTGAGGGCAGCTCCcaccacctcccctgccccctccccagcagtGCCCCCAATGCACCCTGAAGTAGCGGCCCTC from Budorcas taxicolor isolate Tak-1 chromosome 11, Takin1.1, whole genome shotgun sequence carries:
- the LOC128055790 gene encoding fumarylacetoacetate hydrolase domain-containing protein 2 isoform X2, whose translation is MRLVQFQAPRLTGPRLGLESGDGGGVIDLSAFEPTLPKTMVEFLEQGEATLSVVRRALVTQLPVLPRSEVTFLAPVTRPDKVVCVGMNYADHCREQNVPVPKEPIIFSKFASAIVGPYDDIILPPESQEVDWEVELAVVIGKRGKYIKAADAMAHVAGFTVAHDVSARDWQMRRNGKQWLLGKTFDTFCPLGPALVTKDSVPDPHNLKICCRVNGEVVQSSNTNQMVFKTEELIAWVSQFVTLYPGDIILTGTPPGVGVFRKPPVFLKKGDEVQCEIEELGVIINKVA
- the LOC128055790 gene encoding fumarylacetoacetate hydrolase domain-containing protein 2 isoform X1; the encoded protein is MLGSGGRRLLTTVLQAQRWPFQLCRDMRLVQFQAPRLTGPRLGLESGDGGGVIDLSAFEPTLPKTMVEFLEQGEATLSVVRRALVTQLPVLPRSEVTFLAPVTRPDKVVCVGMNYADHCREQNVPVPKEPIIFSKFASAIVGPYDDIILPPESQEVDWEVELAVVIGKRGKYIKAADAMAHVAGFTVAHDVSARDWQMRRNGKQWLLGKTFDTFCPLGPALVTKDSVPDPHNLKICCRVNGEVVQSSNTNQMVFKTEELIAWVSQFVTLYPGDIILTGTPPGVGVFRKPPVFLKKGDEVQCEIEELGVIINKVA